The following nucleotide sequence is from Phycisphaera sp..
CCCACGCCTCATACCGCTCACCGCCACGCCGGTCACGCCACCCGTGCAGTACGGAATCCGGCGCGGGCCGCTTGGGTGCGCGAGCGAGCGGCATACCCGCCTCGCTCGGCGTGCGATCACCCTTGGCCGCATTACAACGGATGCACGCGGCCACCAGGTTCTCCCAGCTATCGCCGCCCCCGCGCGCCCGCGGCATCACGTGGTCGAGCGACAGGTCGCCACCGCGGAAGTACCGCTTGCAATATTGGCACTGGTGCCCGTCGCGCTCGAAGATCGTCCGCCGGCTCAGCCGCACCTGCACCCGGGGGAGCCGGTCGTAGCCCAGCAGCCGGATGACCCGCGGCACCGCGATCGAGAGCCGCACCGTGCGCACCCAGTCGTGGGCCGCCGGCTCCATCTCGTGCTGCAGCGCCGACACCTCGACCCACTGCGCAAAGTCATAATTGCTGAACGTCGCCGCCGTCGCCTCACCCTCGACGTGGACGACCTCGGCCAGTTCCTTGCACAGCAGCGTGAACGCACGCCGGGCCGTGATGACCCGCAGGGCCGCGTAGTGCTTGTTCAGCAGCAGCACCGGCACGTCCAGCGAGCACGCCCGGATCGCGCGGATCTGGCTGGTATGGGACTCGGCCGACCGGCCCTTCTTCGAGCGAGCGGAACCCCCCCGCGACGCCTGGTGCGCGTCGCCGTTCGGGCGCGAGTTGGGTCTGGAAGGGCGCATCCTCGACAATCCCGCCTCTGCGAATGAATTGTCGGCAAGCGGGCCCGGCTTGTCCACACGGGCAGACGCGGTATTTACACGATCCGAACACGCGGGTGGCATCCGCCCCCCACCCGTCCGCTAATGCCGGAAGTGCCGCACGCCCGTCAGAAGCAGGCTCACGCCCTCGCGCTCGCATAGCTCAACCGTCTCGCCATCGCGCTTCGAGCCGCCCGGCTGCACGATCGTCTTCACGCCGGCATCAATCAAGATCTGCGGCCCATCGGCGAACGGGAAGAACCCGTCGCTGGCGGCGATGGCGCCCTTCGCTCGCTCGCCCGCTTTTTGCACGGCGAGGCGGCAGCTCGTCAGCCGGTCCATCTGCCCAGCGCCCGCTCCGTACAACGCCGCACCACCATCGACAACACCACCGACCGCCACGGCGTTACTCGTCAACGCACGGCTCACGCACACCAGCGCCGCGCACCCCGACATGGTCTCGTCGGTCGGCCTGGGGCCCGCCGCGAGTGTCCAGGATTCTGGATCGGCCCGCACCGCGTCGATGCGCTGCGCGAGCGCCCCGCCCGGCAGCGTTCGCACCATCATGCCCGCGGCCTCGGGCTGTGGCATGTCGCCCACGGCGAGCAGACGCGTCGTCTTCCAGCGCGATCGCAGCCGCTCGAGCGCGTCGCCATCGAACGCCGGCGCGACGATGACCTCTAAGAACAACTCCTTCGCGCTCAATCGCTCGGCCGCCGCTATGTTGATCGTGTGCGAGCA
It contains:
- a CDS encoding HNH endonuclease — translated: MRPSRPNSRPNGDAHQASRGGSARSKKGRSAESHTSQIRAIRACSLDVPVLLLNKHYAALRVITARRAFTLLCKELAEVVHVEGEATAATFSNYDFAQWVEVSALQHEMEPAAHDWVRTVRLSIAVPRVIRLLGYDRLPRVQVRLSRRTIFERDGHQCQYCKRYFRGGDLSLDHVMPRARGGGDSWENLVAACIRCNAAKGDRTPSEAGMPLARAPKRPAPDSVLHGWRDRRGGERYEAWGMFLPKGR